ttgggcctccgaggtcaaggcccatccaaaggccagggccccgcctcagggcgggatacatgctgggcgttgccactctaggggctcgcccagtccactagtccacaagacaccgagctcgaggtacgagagctaagggtgtcttttaaatgcttttacatatgtcctacagtacaccagaatctgcactgccaacatggcttaagaaaaaaagaagtaaactatatcgccaacacggcgtgagcaaaaggaaacttgcattttcagttacccagtccactgacttgacgagcaacccgagctggcaagtccactagtccacaagcggcgagaacgattacttcgtattggcgataagttggagcaggtgtatgatcgctcgccggcgggaaaggtgacaggcatgggtcatgtgccgatcattcaatcattgactggcggtgaccccggcgagcgactgaactttgttgttggcgtcacccgtcaggcgatggtgtttgatccttatggtggcgaggcttttcgcgctttcccttattttagaaccctttcaaatctctatctgcctcacgtggctgccccacgtgatgtgttggttacatcaatttccctctttctccggaaccgtcacttctcctttcataaccgtcccatcgtgcgcagtaactccccattgcacgcgacccacctccccaaaaccatcatgacttccaacctcccacacgcgtccaacacgcgtcacccctccagcttctccccttctcctataaaaacccttcttccccactgtcatccctttccgagacccctctttacttccctaatcgcttaccaaactccctctgtccacttccgctccggagccgtcgcttatcaccctttccgctacccactcttcacatcctactccggtgagtccccttgtccttatctttacatcgcacacatactgatcttttcctttctttcacttcactgtcttctaaaaatggcttcaaaccctacctcccctaatcactcttcttcctcctccgaaagcgaccctgactccaccgctgccggcggcctccgtttagaggttccagagatcccagctcaccgactaaaaacctacgccactctgccccttccagtccaagtagcccccaaacacgaggctatagatcaaccttccatcttccaagacagcgatcccattgtgcaattcgtgaactccctgggtggcttgtccaatgacgatgagtttaacgccaaactcaggatctgggtttgcagtcccggggatcgcccctggcttcacaagccagacggcgacgtaaagagatcccatttcttctttgcgtacgaatatatgtttagcgagcttggaatcaggcttcctttctcaccctttgtccaaaccgtcctccgcgacatcaacgcggctccctgtcaactccaccctaacgcctgggctttcattcgatgttttgaaatcctaagcgccgctgtcggcatcgccccatcccccaccagtttcttctacctttacgacgtcgactccaagtccatcaaaaacaaaggatggatttccttgaaggcccgagccggccggaagtgtttgcatcctcacaaaagtaacgcgaagtcctccttcgcacgaaagtacttccgtgtggcggttcatcccgcctacccagaggcattcaccctcagagacgggaccgccctctttcctctttattggacggagaagcccaacgggatcaccgatccctcagaggaatccttgtccgccaacgataaagcctttcttgatctccttgccccacttcccatccttgactgcacaacagtccttgagggcgctgacctctcaagaactcccaaatacttaggttgcccatagctcacttttactattgacatttcctttctcgactcctatgttgtcactgatcgtttttttttattgttacagaagatatgaatttcacgaacgccgagctcctgaaggcccgtgagaggagaatggctcgcttttccccaaaattcaacactgagggcgacgcgaaaaaacggggcggtgctgagaaccaagccgagagcaccaaagctcccaagaggagaagattgaccaagacctcctccggcgccggcacatccaaccctggcgctcagcccaccactgctgctgcgcctaaaggcaaaaatgtcgctgaagcctccatcgccgcagctaccgagccaaccgccgtatcagcttctactcctgcctccgccggtgcgaccgctgctgttgccgctgagtcctctgttggcgccacagccgcctccgccggcgttaacgccacaaaagctgctgcgtcttccgacactcctattggagagaaggaaaaagaaaatgaaaccccaaagtctccccctcACCAAGaggcgcctcctagcccgcccccaacacgtgatgcgggctccatgccttccccacctcatcaaggggaaaaatcctgtcctggcgctgccactacctctgaagcggctcaaattgaacaagcccctgctcccgaggtcggttcttcaagctattataatatgctccccaacgccattgaaccctcagaattcttacttgctggtctcaaccgtgacgtcatagaaaaagaagttttgagtcggggcctgaatgataccaaggaggagactcttgcttgcctcctacgcgctgggtgcatctttgctcacacgtttgagaagttcaatgccgccaacgttgaagctgagcggttgaaggccgaaagtgctaagcatcaagaagccgccgctgcttgggaaaagcgtttcgacaaactagcgacgcaggcaggaaaagacaaagtctatgccgacaagatgattggcacggcggggattaaaatcggcgagctggaggatcagctggcgctgatgaaggaagaagcagatgagcttgatgcaagccttcaagcttg
This is a stretch of genomic DNA from Lotus japonicus ecotype B-129 chromosome 1, LjGifu_v1.2. It encodes these proteins:
- the LOC130715441 gene encoding uncharacterized protein LOC130715441, translated to MASNPTSPNHSSSSSESDPDSTAAGGLRLEVPEIPAHRLKTYATLPLPVQVAPKHEAIDQPSIFQDSDPIVQFVNSLGGLSNDDEFNAKLRIWVCSPGDRPWLHKPDGDVKRSHFFFAYEYMFSELGIRLPFSPFVQTVLRDINAAPCQLHPNAWAFIRCFEILSAAVGIAPSPTSFFYLYDVDSKSIKNKGWISLKARAGRKCLHPHKSNAKSSFARKYFRVAVHPAYPEAFTLRDGTALFPLYWTEKPNGITDPSEESLSANDKAFLDLLAPLPILDCTTVLEGADLSRTPKYLEDMNFTNAELLKARERRMARFSPKFNTEGDAKKRGGAENQAESTKAPKRRRLTKTSSGAGTSNPGAQPTTAAAPKGKNVAEASIAAATEPTAVSASTPASAGATAAVAAESSVGATAASAGVNATKAAASSDTPIGEKEKENETPKSPPHQEAPPSPPPTRDAGSMPSPPHQGEKSCPGAATTSEAAQIEQAPAPEVGSSSYYNMLPNAIEPSEFLLAGLNRDVIEKEVLSRGLNDTKEETLACLLRAGCIFAHTFEKFNAANVEAERLKAESAKHQEAAAAWEKRFDKLATQAGKDKVYADKMIGTAGIKIGELEDQLALMKEEADELDASLQACKKEKEQAEKDLIARGEALIAKESELAVL